From the genome of Haemophilus parainfluenzae, one region includes:
- a CDS encoding lysophospholipid acyltransferase family protein, producing the protein MAEKLDFLKRWLATAIAFLFWAVAGTLLQLVLLPFAQKGKQANLSTQLKVRRFVGGIWYYFIRYLSCAGALKVTYQGFEKLGRPGQLVVVNHPSLLDVVLILSKAPSLNCIVKKDLLHNPTMRNQILACGFIPNTESLELLDHCERVLQQESLLLFPEGTRTGWDGIVKLNRGAVSIGLRSAKVITPVTIRMNPLSLKKGHPWYKIPDKQIHYELSVGDDINPQEWIENQSIPMASRRLTKYLEDYFNSQTSQKGSQ; encoded by the coding sequence ATGGCAGAAAAATTAGATTTTCTTAAACGTTGGCTGGCTACCGCCATTGCCTTTTTATTTTGGGCTGTGGCGGGCACATTATTACAACTCGTTTTACTTCCTTTTGCCCAAAAAGGAAAGCAAGCTAATCTATCTACCCAATTAAAAGTTCGTCGTTTTGTTGGCGGGATTTGGTATTATTTTATTCGTTACCTGTCTTGTGCAGGTGCTTTAAAAGTGACTTACCAAGGGTTTGAAAAATTGGGACGTCCAGGTCAATTAGTTGTGGTCAATCACCCATCTCTACTTGATGTGGTACTGATTCTCAGTAAAGCGCCTTCACTTAACTGTATTGTGAAAAAAGATCTTTTACACAATCCCACGATGAGAAATCAAATTCTCGCTTGTGGTTTTATCCCCAATACCGAGTCCCTAGAACTCTTGGATCATTGTGAGCGTGTATTGCAACAAGAGAGCCTATTATTGTTCCCAGAAGGAACCAGAACTGGCTGGGATGGCATCGTAAAATTAAATCGCGGTGCTGTTTCAATTGGTTTACGTAGCGCAAAAGTTATTACCCCCGTCACTATCAGGATGAATCCATTAAGCCTAAAAAAAGGTCATCCATGGTATAAAATACCAGACAAACAAATTCATTATGAATTATCCGTTGGCGATGATATTAATCCACAAGAATGGATAGAAAATCAATCTATCCCGATGGCATCTCGCCGTTTAACGAAATATTTAGAAGATTATTTTAATTCTCAAACCTCACAAAAAGGATCGCAATAA
- a CDS encoding AMP-binding protein: protein MMTPYLPTSLIAQHPDWHYADFECRAFQISAELQQRQLRSVTVWLEDGATLACLLLGAWHANVRVLFPPNFTEESIQWANEHSELWLTDRDIELEKCEQISLFGITQDWQKVVKNQPLFDFTNQTEIWLKTSGSTGEAKTIIKTAEQMWLGGEVLAKGLPFIAENNITAISTVSIQHIYGLTVHIMMSLVNGWQIGRKQLFYPECIMQEANKSQSAVIVSSPAMLSGIDWQQMKIAENIVGIISSGGALAEELSEQIRAKIHHPIIEIYGSTETGPIAIRDDISLWRQLPNSQLGSNEQGELWIEGIWLAKREQTADVVEFEENGFRLLGRADRIVKIGDKRISLLGVETALNKHEFIEDCYIAQHPEKSRLAAWIGLTEQGIQFFREKGRRMLIHKLKLFLEHSQEKAAIPRFWRFTYQLPRNSQSKINKLEFNRTCLETCKDAIWLEQSKNENSQISTGIVPLDLVYLKDHFAEFPLVPGVIELQWISEKIKAFFGKEVIIRSFDKLKYQTFLRPNDRFDIQLKWDSSKNRMAFQLLANNETCCTGLAIIEHEDHPTDC, encoded by the coding sequence ATAATGACTCCTTACTTACCGACTTCTCTTATTGCTCAGCACCCAGATTGGCATTATGCTGATTTTGAGTGCCGAGCATTTCAAATTTCAGCTGAATTGCAACAGCGTCAACTTCGTTCTGTCACGGTATGGCTAGAAGATGGTGCAACATTGGCATGCCTACTGCTAGGTGCTTGGCATGCCAATGTTCGTGTTCTTTTTCCACCTAATTTCACTGAAGAAAGTATTCAGTGGGCAAATGAGCATTCTGAACTTTGGCTCACTGATCGTGATATTGAACTCGAAAAATGTGAGCAAATCTCTCTATTTGGCATTACACAAGATTGGCAAAAAGTTGTCAAAAACCAGCCGCTCTTTGACTTTACCAATCAAACAGAGATTTGGTTGAAAACATCAGGTAGCACAGGCGAAGCCAAAACCATCATTAAAACAGCAGAACAAATGTGGTTAGGCGGAGAAGTATTAGCCAAAGGTTTACCATTTATTGCTGAAAATAATATTACTGCAATTAGCACTGTGAGCATTCAGCATATTTACGGCTTAACCGTGCATATTATGATGTCACTGGTTAACGGCTGGCAAATTGGTCGAAAACAACTTTTCTACCCTGAATGCATAATGCAAGAAGCCAATAAATCACAATCAGCAGTTATTGTGAGCAGCCCAGCGATGCTTTCAGGCATAGATTGGCAGCAAATGAAAATTGCTGAAAACATTGTGGGTATTATTTCTTCAGGTGGTGCACTAGCTGAAGAGCTATCTGAGCAAATTAGAGCCAAAATTCACCATCCCATTATTGAAATTTATGGCAGTACTGAGACGGGTCCAATTGCTATTCGGGATGATATTTCCCTTTGGCGACAATTACCTAATAGCCAACTTGGCAGCAATGAGCAAGGCGAGTTGTGGATTGAAGGTATTTGGCTTGCTAAACGTGAACAAACCGCAGATGTGGTTGAGTTTGAAGAAAACGGTTTCCGTTTATTAGGACGAGCAGATCGCATTGTCAAAATAGGGGATAAACGAATTTCCTTATTAGGCGTAGAAACGGCGTTGAATAAACACGAATTTATTGAGGATTGTTATATTGCTCAACATCCTGAGAAATCTCGTCTTGCCGCCTGGATTGGCTTAACCGAGCAAGGCATTCAATTTTTTAGAGAGAAAGGTCGAAGAATGCTTATTCATAAGCTAAAACTTTTCTTAGAGCATTCTCAAGAAAAAGCAGCTATCCCTCGTTTCTGGCGATTCACTTATCAATTACCACGTAATAGTCAGTCAAAAATAAATAAGCTGGAATTTAACCGCACTTGTTTAGAAACCTGTAAGGATGCGATTTGGCTTGAACAAAGCAAAAATGAAAATTCACAAATATCAACTGGGATTGTGCCGCTTGATTTAGTGTATCTCAAAGATCACTTTGCTGAATTTCCGTTAGTCCCTGGCGTCATTGAATTACAATGGATTTCGGAAAAAATAAAGGCATTTTTTGGTAAAGAAGTCATTATTCGTTCATTCGATAAGCTGAAGTATCAAACATTCTTACGACCGAATGATCGCTTTGATATTCAATTAAAATGGGATTCATCAAAAAACAGAATGGCATTTCAATTACTTGCTAATAATGAAACTTGCTGTACTGGATTAGCCATCATAGAGCATGAAGATCATCCTACTGATTGTTAA
- a CDS encoding beta-ketoacyl synthase N-terminal-like domain-containing protein, giving the protein MNVYINAVSARFAEKLGLRTSNMLGQPLSFPYFNAFKEPLLSLERLYHYIDLEIDRTLQRAGWHKSELENIPILLGSTAYMISDCEMRVAHHQALPKEYNLTAIAEDLGNRYQTEVFSFATSCTSSAQAIGYAYKMLKAGMYKKALVIGFEMFNRLTFEHFQSMNLLSQANEYQPFINSTGIVLGEGVGCVALSTEKNESFPCEIFGITTITDNENLTNSSESALRQLLTNCLAKTNLKIENIQGIKVHGVGGNSDEMEQSVLQELFPNTETILVKPYMGHTLGASGTLETAFLIEHLQKTNVKYGHFLNYFLGFGGSNIAWFLKVGE; this is encoded by the coding sequence ATGAACGTTTATATCAACGCTGTTTCTGCTCGATTTGCAGAAAAGCTCGGATTAAGAACCTCTAATATGCTAGGCCAACCGCTTAGTTTTCCTTATTTCAACGCATTTAAGGAACCGCTGTTGTCACTAGAACGACTCTATCACTATATTGACCTCGAAATTGACCGCACTTTGCAACGTGCGGGTTGGCATAAATCTGAGCTAGAAAATATTCCCATTCTACTTGGTTCTACCGCTTATATGATCAGTGATTGTGAAATGCGCGTAGCTCATCATCAAGCATTACCGAAAGAATATAACCTTACTGCCATCGCCGAGGATTTAGGAAATCGCTATCAGACAGAAGTATTTAGTTTTGCCACTTCTTGTACCTCTTCAGCACAAGCCATTGGTTATGCATACAAAATGCTGAAAGCTGGTATGTATAAAAAGGCTTTGGTCATTGGTTTTGAGATGTTTAATCGTCTTACTTTTGAACATTTCCAATCCATGAACCTATTATCACAAGCCAATGAATATCAGCCTTTCATCAACTCTACAGGCATTGTATTAGGCGAAGGCGTTGGGTGTGTTGCATTATCAACAGAAAAAAACGAGTCATTCCCATGTGAAATATTTGGGATAACAACGATCACCGATAATGAAAACCTGACCAACAGTAGCGAATCGGCATTACGTCAATTACTCACCAACTGTCTAGCTAAAACAAATCTAAAAATAGAAAATATTCAAGGCATTAAAGTGCATGGCGTGGGGGGAAATAGCGATGAGATGGAACAATCTGTTTTACAGGAACTATTTCCCAATACCGAAACCATTTTAGTTAAACCCTATATGGGACATACACTTGGTGCCAGTGGTACATTAGAAACCGCATTTTTAATCGAACACTTACAAAAAACTAATGTGAAGTACGGTCACTTTTTAAATTATTTTTTAGGTTTTGGCGGTAGCAATATTGCATGGTTTTTAAAGGTGGGTGAATGA
- a CDS encoding phosphopantetheine-binding protein, with protein sequence MAYTFTLEAPALELELKKLIVQETEKDEFDPAEISDDEWLFGEQSRIQLDSLDALQVVVALQAHFGVRLQGDRMVRKHMMNVRDLAAFIREQHSKI encoded by the coding sequence ATGGCTTATACTTTTACACTGGAAGCACCGGCACTTGAGCTGGAACTCAAAAAACTCATCGTGCAAGAAACAGAAAAAGATGAATTTGATCCTGCCGAAATAAGTGATGATGAATGGCTATTTGGAGAGCAAAGCCGTATTCAATTAGATTCATTAGATGCTTTGCAAGTTGTTGTAGCACTACAGGCTCATTTTGGTGTACGTTTACAGGGTGATCGCATGGTGCGTAAACATATGATGAACGTACGTGATCTTGCAGCATTTATCCGCGAACAGCATAGTAAAATCTAA
- a CDS encoding beta-ketoacyl synthase chain length factor, with protein MTEICNFSFSLQGWNVVCNKSLTADDWKQGYTYLRNQSETFEDFAPKLAFLPPLKRRRLSDSARLFFEAAWDLVGENADMPVVYASSNSEMNRNFALWHSLLKEGEVSPTSFSLSVHNALIGQWSELRQVKSETTSIMARVDNLETALLEATLLLNEGHEKVLVVIAESPLEAKYNAQPVIRTPLGYALALVVTQGEQYQLTLTDSPFNHDVTDNALTWVSHQYLESRTWHTPNSSNGTWLWQKN; from the coding sequence ATGACTGAAATCTGTAATTTCTCTTTCTCACTTCAAGGGTGGAATGTTGTTTGCAATAAATCGCTAACTGCAGATGATTGGAAACAAGGCTATACTTATTTGCGAAACCAAAGTGAAACATTTGAAGACTTTGCACCTAAATTAGCCTTTTTACCTCCACTAAAACGCCGTCGTTTAAGTGACTCAGCCCGTCTATTTTTTGAGGCTGCGTGGGATTTGGTAGGAGAAAATGCAGATATGCCTGTGGTTTATGCCTCATCAAACAGTGAAATGAATCGTAATTTTGCGTTGTGGCATTCCTTATTAAAAGAGGGGGAGGTTTCTCCTACCTCTTTTAGCCTCTCGGTTCATAATGCATTAATTGGACAATGGTCTGAATTACGTCAAGTTAAATCAGAAACCACGTCGATTATGGCTCGAGTGGACAACCTTGAAACCGCACTATTAGAAGCGACATTATTGCTTAATGAAGGGCATGAGAAAGTGCTTGTTGTTATTGCTGAATCGCCGCTTGAAGCAAAATATAATGCTCAACCTGTCATTCGTACACCTTTAGGTTATGCTTTAGCTTTAGTTGTCACTCAAGGAGAGCAATATCAATTAACGCTGACTGATTCTCCTTTTAATCATGACGTTACCGATAATGCACTAACTTGGGTTTCTCACCAATATCTTGAAAGTCGCACTTGGCACACACCGAATAGTTCAAATGGAACTTGGCTATGGCAGAAAAATTAG
- a CDS encoding phosphopantetheine-binding protein → MQLEQQLKQLIIDSLALEDISIEDIETDMPLFSSEGLGLDSVDALELGLAVQKTFGLQLDGEQTQLRDHFESVATLAHFIRTQKGEA, encoded by the coding sequence ATGCAACTTGAACAACAATTAAAACAACTTATCATTGACAGCCTGGCATTAGAAGACATCAGTATCGAAGATATTGAAACTGACATGCCTCTTTTTTCATCTGAAGGGCTAGGTTTAGATTCAGTTGATGCCTTAGAACTTGGCTTAGCTGTTCAAAAAACATTTGGTCTACAATTAGATGGTGAACAAACTCAATTAAGAGATCACTTTGAAAGCGTAGCAACACTTGCTCACTTTATTCGTACACAAAAAGGTGAGGCATAA
- a CDS encoding AMP-binding protein, which yields MNKHQPNSLIALNPEWRWQDFTYRCQQISQQLQQDNIQSAAFWFEDAANYACAMLACFDAKTRILLPPNLLDENQEWIRDNADMLFDDNKFNTYGISQVVDKKDFFIDKHCQTEIWLKTSGSSGQPKIMVKTAEKMWQESEAISQSLPFPEGNGIHIVSSVSAQHHYGLSYRVMLPLTMGWSIGRKQLPYPEYMIAESLIAKQSIWVSSPALLTHLNLDEPQLYQCRILGILSSGGMLPEETATAIRAKLKTKTIEGYGSTETGVIAFREQAGLWTPTPVTKIGVNEENALWVESPWLDQREQTADGVEIIGNQFNLLGRIDRIVKFGDKRISLVRIEQDLLKHPYIRDCYVAQHPNHLRPAAWVELKEEGISFYLQKGRAELLKQLRLHLSKTQEHSGLPRFWRFTNKLPRNSQFKISRADFDAIFLHEKEEQF from the coding sequence ATGAATAAACATCAACCTAACTCACTTATTGCATTAAATCCAGAATGGCGCTGGCAAGATTTTACTTATCGTTGTCAACAAATCAGCCAACAACTCCAACAAGATAATATTCAAAGTGCAGCATTTTGGTTTGAAGATGCCGCAAACTATGCCTGTGCAATGCTTGCCTGTTTTGATGCTAAAACCCGAATTTTGCTTCCACCTAATCTTCTCGATGAAAATCAAGAATGGATTCGTGATAATGCTGATATGTTATTTGATGACAATAAATTCAACACTTACGGCATTTCACAAGTTGTTGATAAAAAAGATTTCTTCATTGATAAACATTGTCAAACCGAAATTTGGCTAAAAACATCAGGAAGTAGTGGACAACCTAAAATCATGGTGAAAACAGCTGAAAAAATGTGGCAAGAATCTGAAGCAATCAGTCAGTCACTTCCTTTCCCAGAAGGAAATGGCATCCATATTGTCTCAAGCGTTTCGGCACAACACCACTATGGTTTATCCTATCGAGTCATGTTACCGCTGACAATGGGCTGGTCAATTGGCCGCAAACAGCTCCCTTATCCAGAATATATGATTGCAGAAAGCCTTATTGCGAAACAGTCTATTTGGGTTAGTAGCCCTGCATTACTGACCCATTTAAATTTAGATGAACCTCAACTTTATCAATGTCGTATTTTAGGCATTCTATCTTCGGGTGGGATGCTGCCAGAAGAAACCGCAACAGCCATACGCGCCAAGCTTAAAACTAAAACCATTGAAGGCTATGGCAGTACAGAAACGGGAGTCATTGCGTTTCGTGAACAAGCCGGGCTTTGGACCCCAACACCCGTAACTAAAATCGGGGTCAATGAAGAAAATGCGTTATGGGTTGAATCACCTTGGCTTGATCAACGTGAACAAACGGCTGATGGTGTTGAAATCATCGGTAATCAATTTAACTTATTAGGACGCATTGATCGCATCGTTAAATTTGGCGATAAACGTATTTCTTTAGTTCGAATTGAACAAGATCTACTGAAACATCCTTATATTAGAGATTGCTATGTTGCACAACACCCTAATCATTTACGCCCTGCTGCTTGGGTTGAATTGAAGGAAGAAGGCATTTCCTTTTATCTACAAAAAGGACGGGCTGAATTATTAAAACAACTCCGTCTCCATTTAAGTAAAACCCAGGAACATTCAGGCTTACCACGCTTTTGGCGATTTACTAACAAATTGCCACGTAATAGCCAATTCAAGATTAGCCGAGCAGATTTTGATGCC
- a CDS encoding ABC transporter ATP-binding protein, protein MIQINNLSHLYPNAEKNALSAVNFDIESASTVGLLGPNGAGKTTLMSLLAGLQSVQQGEIYFDGVPFAKLSKKQRHQISLVPQDFAFYPLLTVWENLKFFAALYDVRDKSYLLELLAKVDLTSHKNKLAKHLSGGLKRRLNFAIGLINRPKVIFLDEITVGIDPQSRQFILDSVAALKEQGVTVIYTSHYLQEIEQLCDKLVLLNEGNLIYQGSVQGILEEGQSLERFYLDFLNQAGKHVNCIDF, encoded by the coding sequence ATGATTCAAATAAATAATCTTAGCCATCTCTACCCTAACGCAGAAAAAAATGCATTAAGTGCGGTCAATTTTGATATTGAATCAGCTTCCACGGTTGGACTTTTAGGTCCGAATGGTGCAGGTAAAACGACCTTGATGTCTCTACTTGCTGGGTTGCAATCTGTGCAACAAGGAGAAATTTATTTTGACGGTGTACCTTTTGCAAAATTAAGTAAAAAACAGCGCCATCAGATTTCGTTAGTACCTCAAGATTTTGCATTTTATCCCTTGCTCACGGTTTGGGAAAACCTGAAATTTTTTGCGGCTTTGTATGATGTTCGAGATAAAAGTTATTTATTAGAACTACTTGCTAAAGTCGATTTAACCTCTCATAAAAATAAACTTGCGAAACATTTATCTGGCGGTTTAAAACGTCGTCTCAATTTTGCTATTGGTTTAATTAACCGTCCGAAAGTGATTTTTCTAGATGAAATTACGGTGGGTATTGACCCTCAGTCCCGTCAATTTATTTTAGATAGCGTAGCGGCGCTGAAAGAGCAAGGTGTGACGGTAATTTATACCTCTCATTATTTACAAGAAATTGAGCAATTATGTGACAAATTAGTGCTGTTAAATGAAGGCAATCTCATTTATCAAGGCTCCGTGCAAGGCATTTTAGAAGAAGGACAAAGTTTGGAACGTTTTTATTTAGATTTTTTAAATCAGGCGGGAAAACATGTTAATTGCATCGATTTTTAA
- a CDS encoding ABC transporter permease → MLIASIFKEMRLLSRDLHGVAVLFIMPILFMLIMSAALSNDNALSNRSEIVLLSEKNQLNDDFLTQLKQENLAVKQAPLSELAQYQADLQAGKFDLLILNPNQKQTALSEEQALQLWLNPSVDRSWLLGVKGVLQKHYSQLRLNNYLADNHITLENNKRKQIKDIQNKVNKELDSKFAQINDYLAKDLWQEIYVNRHGKEVSKPSSVQHSVPAWLIFGMFFIMIPLSNVMAMERQTNTLTRLRMARASALSLIIAKLIPYFLINQLQFVGMVALGYFVLPALDMPAFTLSGSWLPYIVLSSAVSLAALGYGLLISVVARTTEHAVVLGGGGIIIMAAIGGIMVPVYVMPEIMQTISQFSPMGWALSGFQNLLLNHYHLNQIQQPLYLLSGFGTITLLLATFIYQRQLTKQARF, encoded by the coding sequence ATGTTAATTGCATCGATTTTTAAAGAAATGCGCCTATTAAGTCGCGATCTACATGGTGTCGCTGTATTATTCATTATGCCAATTCTGTTTATGTTGATTATGTCGGCAGCATTGAGTAACGACAATGCATTAAGTAATCGTTCAGAGATTGTGCTATTAAGTGAAAAAAATCAGCTAAATGATGATTTCCTCACTCAACTCAAACAAGAAAATCTTGCGGTTAAACAAGCTCCGTTATCAGAATTAGCTCAATATCAAGCTGATTTACAAGCGGGTAAATTTGACCTATTGATTTTAAATCCTAATCAAAAACAGACCGCACTTTCAGAAGAACAGGCCTTACAACTTTGGTTAAACCCTAGTGTAGATCGCAGTTGGCTACTAGGTGTGAAAGGTGTATTGCAAAAACATTATTCTCAACTGCGTTTAAATAACTATTTAGCTGATAATCACATCACGTTAGAAAATAATAAACGAAAACAAATCAAAGACATTCAGAATAAAGTCAATAAAGAGTTGGATAGCAAATTTGCTCAAATTAATGATTATCTCGCGAAAGATTTGTGGCAAGAAATTTATGTCAATCGTCATGGTAAGGAAGTGAGCAAACCAAGCTCTGTACAACATAGTGTACCGGCTTGGCTGATTTTTGGCATGTTCTTTATTATGATTCCTCTATCTAACGTGATGGCAATGGAACGTCAAACTAATACGCTAACCCGCTTACGCATGGCGCGCGCTTCCGCATTGAGCTTGATTATTGCTAAATTAATTCCTTATTTTTTGATTAACCAATTACAATTTGTCGGCATGGTCGCGCTTGGTTATTTTGTCCTCCCTGCACTTGATATGCCCGCATTTACTCTTTCAGGAAGTTGGTTACCTTACATCGTATTATCCAGTGCAGTAAGCCTTGCTGCACTTGGCTATGGTTTGTTAATTAGCGTGGTAGCGAGAACCACTGAACATGCGGTCGTGTTAGGCGGAGGCGGCATCATTATCATGGCAGCCATTGGCGGTATTATGGTGCCTGTTTATGTAATGCCAGAAATCATGCAAACCATTTCACAATTTTCGCCTATGGGCTGGGCATTAAGTGGTTTCCAAAATTTATTATTAAATCACTATCACCTTAACCAAATACAACAACCGCTCTATTTATTAAGTGGATTTGGGACAATCACATTACTTTTAGCGACTTTCATTTATCAACGACAATTAACTAAACAAGCGAGATTCTAA
- a CDS encoding excinuclease ABC subunit A, whose translation MKLVSKLSIVATAMLIAACAPRDTTHYYSIQDALNSSEAKEIIDPSVKLYFGKPAPGKVVKAGLVSNKKTNAANKSDEKSCQWAFLSTVKQFQDRAKSQGASKVGNIVSYYKKHTFQSSTQYECHAGNLMSGVALKGDIVK comes from the coding sequence ATGAAATTAGTATCTAAATTAAGTATTGTTGCTACGGCTATGCTTATAGCTGCTTGTGCACCAAGAGATACAACGCATTACTATTCTATTCAGGATGCGTTAAATTCTTCAGAAGCAAAAGAAATTATTGACCCATCGGTTAAACTTTATTTTGGCAAACCTGCACCCGGTAAAGTGGTTAAAGCTGGTTTGGTAAGTAATAAGAAAACGAATGCGGCAAATAAATCAGATGAAAAATCTTGTCAGTGGGCATTCCTTTCTACGGTAAAACAATTCCAAGATAGAGCAAAATCACAAGGTGCGAGCAAAGTGGGTAATATCGTCAGTTATTACAAAAAACACACGTTCCAAAGCTCAACCCAATATGAATGCCATGCAGGTAACTTAATGAGTGGTGTAGCATTAAAAGGCGACATTGTTAAGTAA
- a CDS encoding acyl carrier protein, which yields MTEQEIRDLLTEALESLFEIEPERIKPETNLYEDLEIDSIDAIDLIDHIKRKTGHKLQAEDFRNVRTVDDVVQAVLKLSQNAQ from the coding sequence ATGACTGAACAGGAAATCAGAGATTTATTAACGGAAGCTCTGGAATCTTTATTTGAGATTGAGCCAGAAAGAATTAAGCCGGAAACAAATCTTTATGAAGATTTAGAGATCGATAGTATTGATGCTATTGACTTAATCGATCATATTAAACGTAAAACAGGGCATAAACTTCAAGCGGAAGATTTCCGCAATGTGCGTACTGTAGATGACGTGGTTCAGGCGGTTCTTAAACTTAGTCAAAACGCACAATAA